A genomic region of Leptospira barantonii contains the following coding sequences:
- a CDS encoding DUF1577 domain-containing protein yields the protein MTVQYQKYLQAPRSWETIQDLNKIKYILKEYIHFQGLLVKESPFHQELKPMEIREDGTFVFPIDSTLTNVNDELVLYRTLSKHIEIGFEVIEKNDAQIICKPVFAKIAKTQRMSPRIEGLIGKVVSHKFLIPRKELEINKVLGTSGQIILNDLNRKVKQIYPSSKLIFTSSKDLSPEEELVKKFKKPIYISDTSLLDSVAEGEFEGLDLIPIKEALQEELILEERMRFFKGSKTRSLLIYPILFKNGEGDQIFAMGVIESSEGPISDKVIPLYKEMEEIFNSRMGDSNTKAVDIRQNVLNISEGGILLEVTESELIESFLHKPVFTADITFKMQAPLRFAFHIRHISQVGEIYHVGAEIVGSNDAKANMTLLKKNMNFIKTQ from the coding sequence ATGACAGTACAATACCAAAAATATCTGCAAGCTCCGAGGTCTTGGGAAACGATCCAGGACCTCAACAAGATCAAGTATATTCTAAAGGAATACATTCACTTTCAAGGCTTACTCGTTAAGGAATCTCCTTTCCATCAGGAATTAAAACCCATGGAGATCAGAGAGGACGGCACTTTTGTTTTTCCGATCGACTCGACTCTGACGAACGTAAACGACGAACTTGTTCTTTACAGAACCCTTTCCAAACATATTGAAATCGGTTTCGAAGTGATCGAAAAAAACGACGCTCAGATCATCTGCAAACCCGTTTTTGCGAAAATCGCAAAAACACAAAGAATGTCCCCTCGTATAGAGGGTCTCATCGGAAAAGTTGTCTCGCATAAGTTTTTGATTCCAAGAAAAGAATTAGAAATCAATAAAGTACTCGGAACCTCGGGCCAAATCATTCTCAACGATTTGAACCGCAAGGTGAAACAAATTTATCCATCTTCAAAACTCATATTCACTTCTTCTAAAGATCTTTCTCCCGAAGAAGAATTGGTGAAGAAGTTCAAAAAACCGATATATATCAGCGATACTTCCCTTTTGGATTCCGTCGCCGAGGGCGAATTCGAAGGCTTGGATCTGATTCCGATCAAAGAAGCCCTTCAAGAAGAATTGATTCTGGAAGAAAGAATGCGATTTTTCAAAGGAAGCAAGACCCGTTCTTTGCTTATTTATCCGATTCTATTCAAGAATGGAGAAGGCGATCAAATTTTTGCGATGGGTGTGATCGAATCCAGTGAAGGACCGATTTCGGACAAAGTTATTCCTCTCTATAAAGAGATGGAGGAAATTTTCAACTCGAGAATGGGAGATTCCAACACGAAGGCCGTGGACATTAGACAAAATGTTCTCAATATTTCGGAAGGTGGAATTCTTCTTGAAGTAACGGAATCCGAGTTGATCGAATCGTTCTTACATAAACCCGTTTTTACCGCGGACATTACGTTTAAGATGCAAGCTCCTTTACGATTCGCATTCCATATCCGACATATTTCCCAGGTCGGAGAAATCTATCACGTAGGCGCAGAAATAGTTGGCTCCAATGATGCTAAGGCAAATATGACTCTATTGAAGAAAAATATGAACTTCATTAAGACTCAGTAA